CGACCTCGACCCGGCGCGCCCGTGCGAGCAGACGCCCGTCGAGGGGGACGCGACGGTGCCCGACTGGGCGAGCGAGTTCTTCACGACCGAACCGGACCTCGCGGCGTTCCGCGAGCGCGCCCGCGCCCGTGCGGACGAGCGCGACGCCGACCCGCTCGACGCCGACGTGCACCGGCGACTGGCGGACCTCGGCTACCGATGACCGTTCGGGTGTTCGCGGGGGGAGGCGTGACCACGGGAGGGCGGGCGTAACCCGTGGACCTCGACCGCTCCAGCGTCGCGCTGTACGGCGCCCGTATCGTCATCAGCCTCGTCGGTTTCATCAGCACGGTCTACTTCGCGCGGGAACTGGGCTCCTCGGGGCTGGGCCTCTACTTCACGTTCGAGACGGTCGTGAACGTCCTCGCGGTGTTCTCGCGCTTCGGCGTCGACAACGCCGTCATCAAGCGCATGAGCGCGGCCGACACCGACGCCGAGCGGGGACGGTACCTCACCGGCGCGCTCGCCGTCGTCACCGTCCCGTTCGTCTGCGTCTCGCTGGTCGTCCTCCTCGCGCGCGGGCCGCTCGACGCGCTGTTCGAACTCGCGCTCGTCCCGCTCCTGGTGGTCGTCCTCGCCGTCGAGACGGCCCAGTGGGTGCTCATCTCGGCGCTCCGCGGCGAGCAGCGCATCGCGACCACCGCCGGCCTGGAACTGCTCGGCGAACTCGCCCGCATCGGCGTGAGCGTCGGCCTCGTCCTCGCCGGCTTCGGCGCCGTCGGCCTCGTCTACGGCCTCATGCTCGGACAGTTCCTCCGCGCCGTCGCCGCCGCCGGCCTCATCCGGACGCGGCTGCGCCGTCCCACCCGCGAGACCGTCCGGAGCCTCCTCTCGTTCTCGAAGTACGCCGCCGGAATGAACGTCAGTCACCTCGCCTACAGCTGGTTCGACACGCTGGTGCTCGCGCTGCTGGCGTCGAAGGCCGCCGTCGGCGTCTACGAGTCGGCCTGGCGCGTCAGCCTCGTCGTCATGCTCGCGAGTTCCTCCATCGGCGTGGCGCTCGCCCCCTCGGTGAGCAGCTGGCACGCCAGCGAGGAGTGGGACCGCATCGAGAGCGCCGTCAGCGAGGCCGTCACCTACGCCCTGTTGCTCGTGGTTCCCGCCGTCGTCGGCGTCGCCGTCCTCGGCGAGGCGTTCATGGAGGTGGTCTACCGCTTCGAGACCGGGGGGCTGGTGCTGGTCGTCCTCGTCGCCGAGAAACTCCTGCAGGCGGTGAAGGACGTCGCCCAGAGCACGCTGCTCGGTACCGAGCGCGAGCGGGTGGTCTTCTGGACCAACGCCGTCACCGTCGCGGCGAACGTCGCGCTCAACCTCCTCCTGGTCCCCGTCTTCGGGATGCTCGGGGCGGCGGTCGCCACGTTCGCCACCGCCGGCACCGCCGCGGTCCTCCAGGTCGCCGTCCTCCGGCGCTCGATGGCGTTCGGGGTCGACCGCCGGGCGGTCGCCTGGCAGGTCGGGGCCGCGCTGGCGATGGGCGCGGCGGTCGTCCTCGCCTCGCGGGCCGTCCCGCCGACGACCGTCCCCCGGCTGTTCGGCCTCATCGGCCTCGGCGTCGCCGTCTACGGACTGTGCGTCCTCGGCCACGGCGGGATGCGGACGCGCCTCCTCGCGGTCCTTCCCCGCCCCGGTAGCTCGTGACTTATAATAACCCTCTCGCGTCTATCCCCTCACGATGCGACCTATCGCCTACCCGAGCGACGCGCCGACCGCGAGGGACCCGGATGCGTGACGAGGTGCTCACCCGCTGGGTGAACCAGCCGCCCGCCGACCCCGTCTACCAGTACCTCCGCGACGCGGAGAAGGAGTCGGCGTGGGAGGTGCTCGGGGCGCGGGAGCGGGTCCTCGACATCGCCTCCGAGGCGAACGTCACCCGGGGGCTCGACGCGGCGTACGTCGCCCGCGTCGACTTCTCGTCGACGGCCATCGACTACGCCCGCGAGGTGCTCGGCGACGAGGTCGACCGCTACGAGTGGGTCGACCCGGAGACCCCCCGGCTGCCCTTCCCCGACGACCACTTCGACGGCGGCGTCTCCATCGGGCCCTACGACTGGAAGTTCCTCGACGTGACGGCCCTGACCGCCGAGGTGCGCCGCGTGACGCGCGGCGACGGCCTGTTCGTCTTCTCCGTGCCGACGCCCCGCTCGCCGTACCACACCGGCGGTCGGTTCAGCCTGCGCTACTACACGCCCGGGGCGGCCCGCTCGCTGCTCGCCCCCGGGTGGGAACTGGCGGACTACGACCTCGTCTACCAGCACCCCTACTGGCTGCACTCGAAGCTCGCGATGGCGCCGCCGGCGCTCCAGCGGCCGTTCGTCACGGCCGCGAAGCGCCTCGACGACCGCCTCGACGCGCGCGACGACTGGGACGACGCCTCCTACCTCGTCCTCGGCGCGCGGCCCCTCGACTACGAGCGCCACGTCGAACGGGCGCTCGACTGCCTCTATCGCCCGACCGACGAGAACGGCTTCTGGGACGCCGAGGGCGGCCACATCGTCCGGGCGCTGGAGTACGACGTCGCCGACGGCACCATCGCGGGGTGGACGCCGACCGACGACGTGGTGTGGCGCTACGCCCCGTTCGCGCTGATGGGGTCGCTGCGCTGGCGGTGCTCGTCGCTCGGCGACGGGAGCCGCGACGCGAAGATAGAGCGCGAACTGGCGTACTTCCGCGAGCGCGTCGCCGACCCCGACACCCTTCGCGAGATGCCGAGCTACGGCATCGGCGCGCTCACCTACGCCTTCGCGCGCGCGGCGACCGTCTACGGGACCGAGTACGCGACGGTCGCGCGCGACCTCTACGAGCACGCCGACGAGCGCTTCGACTTCGACGACAGCGAGGACTCGCTCCTGCTCTACGGCTGGACCTACCTCTACGAGGTCGACCCGGGTGCCGACCTCCGGCGCTCCATCGACGGTGCGCTCTACGAACTCGTCGAGCGACAGAACGCCTGGAAGACGCTCTTCTACTTCGACAACCCGACCACCCGCCGCCACCAGAACCAGATGTACACCCTCTGGGCGCTCTCGCGGGCGGTCGAGGTGACCGGCTGCACCGGCTACCTGGAGAACGTCGAGGCGGTCCTCGACTACACCATCGAGGAGCGCATGCGCGACGACGGCGCGTTCATCTGGGAGGACCCCTCCCGGCGGACGTACGCGGGGGCGGAACTGCGCCGCCGCCTCGGCACCGGCTTCTCGCGACCCCCCCACTGGGAGTTCCTCTACCCGTGTCACCAGACGTTCTTCGTCGTCGCGGTGGCGCACTACTACGCCGCGGGCGGCGAGCGCGACTACGACGACGCCCTCGGCGAGGCCATGCGCTGGATCTACGGCCGCAACGACCTCGGCGCCGACCTGACCGAGGTGAGCGGCCTCGGCGTCCCGGTTCGGTTCCTCACGACCGACGGCCGCCTCGACGTGGCCGACCAGCAGTTCAAGGGCGCCTACGAGGTCGGCGCGTACGTCATGGCGCTGACCGACCTCGTCGAACACGAACGCGCGCGCGCCCGCGGCGGGACGCCCCGCGTCGGGCGGCGTCGCGCGCCGGACGCGACCGACCGCTCGCCGTGAGTCCTCGCACCGACGGGCCGCTCGTCAGCGTCGTCGTCCCCACGTACAACCGCTCGGGCGCGGTCACCGGGGCCGTCGAGAGCGCCCTCGACCAGACGTACTCGAACCTGGAGGTCGTGGTGGTCGACGACGGGAGCACCGACGACACCCGGGCGGTCCTCGACGACTACGCCGCCGACCGCGAGCGCGTCCGCGTCGTCCACAGCGCGACGAACGAGGGCATCCCCGCGGCGCGCAACCGCGGCCTCGCGGCCGCCCGCGGCGAGTACGTCTGCCCGCTCGACGACGACGACCGCTGGCACCCGGCGAAGGTCGAGCGCCAGGTCGCGGCGCTCGACTCGCTCGACGACGACTACTGGGGCGTCTACACCCACGGCCGCATCGTCGACCGCGAGGGCCGCCTGGAGGCGCGCGTCGAGTCCGACGCCGCCGGCGACGTCTACCCGGACGTGCTCGTCGAGATGTCGATACTCCCCCACTCGGGGCACATGGCCCGCGCGACGTGTCTGGAGGCGGTCGGCGGCTACGACGACGGGTTCGACGTCGCCTGCGACTGGGACCTCACGGTTCGCCTCTGTCGCCGGTGGAAGGTCGCGCTGCTCCCCGAGGTGCTCGTCGAGCGCACCCACGGTGGGGACAACGTCACCGGCGACCCGGGCTACGACGTCCGGGCGCGGGCGCTCGTCGCCGAGAAGTTCGAGGGAGCAATCGAGGAAACCGGCGTCGCACGTGCGTTCGCCGCCGCGAGCGCGCGCGAGCGGGGACTGCTCGCGCTCGACCGCGGGGAGCGATGGGAGGCGACCCGGCGGTTCGCGGCCGCGTTTCGGGCGGCCCCGACCCCCGACCACCTCGCGCTCGCCGCCCTCGCGCCGCTCGGCCCCCGGGGCCTCGCCGTCGCCCGCCGCGTCCGGTCGCTCCTAGCGCGCTGAGGTCGCGAGGTCGCGGTACACCCCTCTGAGGGTCGCCGTCTCGCGCTCCCAGTTGTACGTCCGCTCGACCGCCCCGCGGGCGTGCTCCCCTAACTGCTCACGGAGCGCGGGGTCCTCGGCCAGTTCGACCGTCGCGTCCGCGACCGCCGCGCTGTCGCCGTCGGCGACGACCCGGCCGCAGTCGGCCTCGCGGACGACCCGACCGAGCGTGCCGACGTCCGTGACGAGGACGGGCTTTCGCATCGCCATGTACTGGAAGAGCTTGTGGGGGACGGTCGTCGCGGTGTGGGGGTTGTCGCGGTGGAGGACGAACGGGAGGTCGATGGCGGCGATGTGAGCGGGGACGGCCTCGAAGTCCACCCAGCCGGTGAAGGTGATGCGCTCGCCGACGCCCGTCTCCTCGGCCACCTCGCGCAGGTGGCGGTCGTAGGCGGCCTCGCCGGCCGACCCGACGACGAGCAGGCGGGCGTTCGGGACGCGCTCGACGACGGCCGGCATCGCCTCGATGGCCGTCTCCAGCCCCCGGTGAGGGCCGAAACTGCCCACGTAGCCGAGGACGAACTCCTCCTCGTAGCCGTCGACGGGTGGCGTCTCGGCGTCGAACGTGTCGAGGTCGACGGTGTTCGAGACGACGGCCACCGAGGAGGGGGAGACGCCGCAGTCGGCGACGTAGTGGGCCTTCCCCTCCTCGGTGACGGCGAGGACGCGGTCGGCCCGTCGGACGCCGTCGCGTTCGAGGCGCTTGAGGCGGGGAACGGGCGTGAACAGCGTCTGTACCGTCCGGCGCGGGAGCGCCATCCCGGTGCGCCACTGGCGGGCCGCCTCGGGGTAGTTCTCGTGGAGGTCGGCGACGA
This DNA window, taken from Halomarina ordinaria, encodes the following:
- a CDS encoding glycosyltransferase family 4 protein, translating into MSEPAAGDASMRIGMVLRGFFPHDVRVEKEARALSAAGHDVHLLCLGREEGREPTYDRVGPIAVRRIHRRERYTTVQRTAKTVRYLLTLTDVIWRREMARFVEEERLDALHVHDLPLVRTGLAVAEAYDCPLVADLHENYPEAARQWRTGMALPRRTVQTLFTPVPRLKRLERDGVRRADRVLAVTEEGKAHYVADCGVSPSSVAVVSNTVDLDTFDAETPPVDGYEEEFVLGYVGSFGPHRGLETAIEAMPAVVERVPNARLLVVGSAGEAAYDRHLREVAEETGVGERITFTGWVDFEAVPAHIAAIDLPFVLHRDNPHTATTVPHKLFQYMAMRKPVLVTDVGTLGRVVREADCGRVVADGDSAAVADATVELAEDPALREQLGEHARGAVERTYNWERETATLRGVYRDLATSAR
- a CDS encoding class I SAM-dependent methyltransferase, which codes for MRDEVLTRWVNQPPADPVYQYLRDAEKESAWEVLGARERVLDIASEANVTRGLDAAYVARVDFSSTAIDYAREVLGDEVDRYEWVDPETPRLPFPDDHFDGGVSIGPYDWKFLDVTALTAEVRRVTRGDGLFVFSVPTPRSPYHTGGRFSLRYYTPGAARSLLAPGWELADYDLVYQHPYWLHSKLAMAPPALQRPFVTAAKRLDDRLDARDDWDDASYLVLGARPLDYERHVERALDCLYRPTDENGFWDAEGGHIVRALEYDVADGTIAGWTPTDDVVWRYAPFALMGSLRWRCSSLGDGSRDAKIERELAYFRERVADPDTLREMPSYGIGALTYAFARAATVYGTEYATVARDLYEHADERFDFDDSEDSLLLYGWTYLYEVDPGADLRRSIDGALYELVERQNAWKTLFYFDNPTTRRHQNQMYTLWALSRAVEVTGCTGYLENVEAVLDYTIEERMRDDGAFIWEDPSRRTYAGAELRRRLGTGFSRPPHWEFLYPCHQTFFVVAVAHYYAAGGERDYDDALGEAMRWIYGRNDLGADLTEVSGLGVPVRFLTTDGRLDVADQQFKGAYEVGAYVMALTDLVEHERARARGGTPRVGRRRAPDATDRSP
- a CDS encoding glycosyltransferase family 2 protein — translated: MSPRTDGPLVSVVVPTYNRSGAVTGAVESALDQTYSNLEVVVVDDGSTDDTRAVLDDYAADRERVRVVHSATNEGIPAARNRGLAAARGEYVCPLDDDDRWHPAKVERQVAALDSLDDDYWGVYTHGRIVDREGRLEARVESDAAGDVYPDVLVEMSILPHSGHMARATCLEAVGGYDDGFDVACDWDLTVRLCRRWKVALLPEVLVERTHGGDNVTGDPGYDVRARALVAEKFEGAIEETGVARAFAAASARERGLLALDRGERWEATRRFAAAFRAAPTPDHLALAALAPLGPRGLAVARRVRSLLAR
- a CDS encoding oligosaccharide flippase family protein gives rise to the protein MDLDRSSVALYGARIVISLVGFISTVYFARELGSSGLGLYFTFETVVNVLAVFSRFGVDNAVIKRMSAADTDAERGRYLTGALAVVTVPFVCVSLVVLLARGPLDALFELALVPLLVVVLAVETAQWVLISALRGEQRIATTAGLELLGELARIGVSVGLVLAGFGAVGLVYGLMLGQFLRAVAAAGLIRTRLRRPTRETVRSLLSFSKYAAGMNVSHLAYSWFDTLVLALLASKAAVGVYESAWRVSLVVMLASSSIGVALAPSVSSWHASEEWDRIESAVSEAVTYALLLVVPAVVGVAVLGEAFMEVVYRFETGGLVLVVLVAEKLLQAVKDVAQSTLLGTERERVVFWTNAVTVAANVALNLLLVPVFGMLGAAVATFATAGTAAVLQVAVLRRSMAFGVDRRAVAWQVGAALAMGAAVVLASRAVPPTTVPRLFGLIGLGVAVYGLCVLGHGGMRTRLLAVLPRPGSS